The Panacibacter microcysteis genome includes a window with the following:
- a CDS encoding sensor histidine kinase gives MIKQWINGKTVIFLIAISIVTGTVFYSQYLSRKIAADEKNRVDTWVQALKTMMIVNDPQSLTLASKISLENKDIPIIETDENDRINPGNCINLDSNAIAGDPKYLSRKLAEFKKQNDPITLVLSDSPYVANKYYYGESILQKEVRYYPIIQLVIVGLFIIITVIAQRTAYMSTQNQLWAGMAKETAHQLGTPVTSLKGWIEVLKDIPGNEKIVTEIEKDVVRLELITDRFGKIGSKPNLEQKNLVEQIETMVEYIKKRSGRNVDFSIDTNGAGVVNAMISPPLFDWVMENLLKNGLDAMEGKGSIQIRIRETDTQIKIDVKDSGKGISKANLKNVFEPGFTTKKRGWGLGLTLAKRIIEQYHKGAIYVKNSEIGKGTTFRIELHK, from the coding sequence ATGATTAAACAATGGATCAACGGTAAGACGGTTATTTTTTTAATAGCAATCAGTATTGTTACCGGAACTGTTTTTTATTCTCAATATTTATCGAGGAAGATTGCCGCAGACGAAAAGAACAGGGTAGATACATGGGTGCAGGCATTAAAAACAATGATGATCGTAAACGATCCGCAAAGCCTTACGCTGGCTTCTAAAATATCGCTTGAAAATAAAGACATACCCATTATAGAAACAGACGAAAACGACCGGATAAACCCGGGCAACTGTATAAATCTGGATTCTAACGCCATCGCCGGCGATCCCAAATACCTCAGCCGTAAGCTTGCCGAATTTAAAAAGCAAAATGATCCTATCACACTTGTTTTAAGCGATAGCCCATATGTAGCCAACAAATATTATTATGGCGAAAGCATCTTGCAAAAAGAGGTGCGTTATTATCCCATTATACAATTGGTTATCGTAGGCTTGTTTATCATTATTACCGTTATTGCCCAGCGTACCGCCTACATGAGCACGCAAAACCAGTTATGGGCCGGCATGGCAAAAGAAACAGCACATCAGTTAGGTACTCCTGTCACCAGTTTAAAAGGCTGGATAGAAGTACTAAAAGATATACCGGGCAATGAAAAGATCGTAACCGAAATTGAAAAAGATGTGGTAAGGCTGGAGTTGATTACCGACCGTTTTGGGAAGATCGGCAGTAAGCCAAACCTGGAACAAAAGAACCTGGTTGAGCAAATAGAAACCATGGTAGAGTACATTAAAAAGCGGTCGGGGCGCAATGTAGATTTTTCCATAGATACCAATGGTGCCGGTGTTGTAAATGCCATGATCTCGCCGCCCCTGTTTGACTGGGTAATGGAAAATCTGCTTAAGAACGGGCTCGACGCAATGGAAGGCAAGGGTTCTATACAAATACGTATCAGGGAAACGGATACACAAATAAAGATCGATGTAAAAGACAGCGGAAAGGGCATATCTAAAGCCAACCTCAAAAATGTTTTTGAACCAGGGTTTACTACCAAAAAACGTGGGTGGGGGCTGGGTTTAACGCTTGCCAAAAGAATTATTGAGCAGTACCATAAAGGTGCTATTTATGTAAAAAACAGCGAGATTGGCAAGGGTACTACCTTCAGAATAGAATTGCACAAATAG